A DNA window from Elusimicrobiota bacterium contains the following coding sequences:
- a CDS encoding ABC transporter substrate-binding protein, producing the protein MIRRLILVLLAFSPAACGRSEPDDGKIHVRYLASPDVGGFSKVIIERFERVHPGVKVDMIEGPAAGDARENMYSTAFMGKDDSYDLAYVDVAWVPKFAAQGWLRPLDELIAPEKLAAFLPGDLEGSRYQGKLYRLPVQSDGGMLYYRKDLLAAKGIPVPRTWEELVAAAKKTRTTAITGFVFQGKQYEGLVCVFLELVWGFGGDLLDPSGAVRIDEPPAVAALSALVNAIHVDGIVPPAVLTYQEEEARNVFQEGRAVFMRNWPYAWNLMQKEGSPVRGKIGVVPMVSGPGGRPAATLGGWGFAVSAYSRRPKEAFQVAEFFASEDSQKLAFLKGGILPSRKALYADPEVLEAAPHMKDLGRVLAGARPRPMHPRWPRMSDALQMHVSAALSRQETPAEALKAAAVEIRAAAAR; encoded by the coding sequence ATGATCCGGCGGCTCATCCTGGTTCTCCTCGCCTTCTCCCCGGCGGCTTGCGGCCGCTCGGAGCCCGACGACGGGAAGATCCACGTCCGCTACCTGGCCAGTCCCGACGTCGGCGGCTTCTCCAAGGTCATCATCGAGCGCTTCGAGCGCGTCCACCCGGGCGTCAAGGTGGACATGATCGAGGGGCCCGCCGCCGGGGACGCGCGCGAGAACATGTACTCCACGGCCTTCATGGGGAAGGACGATTCCTACGACCTCGCCTACGTGGACGTGGCGTGGGTGCCGAAGTTCGCGGCCCAGGGCTGGCTGAGGCCTTTGGACGAGCTCATCGCGCCCGAGAAGCTGGCCGCGTTCCTTCCCGGCGATCTCGAGGGCTCGCGCTATCAAGGCAAGCTCTACCGCCTGCCGGTCCAATCCGACGGGGGCATGCTCTACTACCGGAAGGACCTCCTGGCGGCGAAGGGCATCCCGGTGCCGCGGACCTGGGAGGAGCTCGTCGCCGCCGCGAAGAAGACGCGCACCACGGCGATCACGGGGTTCGTCTTCCAGGGCAAGCAGTACGAGGGCTTGGTCTGCGTCTTCCTGGAGCTGGTCTGGGGCTTCGGAGGCGACCTCCTCGATCCCTCGGGCGCCGTCCGCATCGACGAGCCGCCGGCTGTCGCCGCGCTGAGCGCCCTCGTGAACGCGATCCACGTCGACGGGATCGTTCCTCCGGCCGTTCTGACCTATCAAGAGGAGGAGGCGCGCAACGTCTTCCAGGAGGGCCGCGCGGTGTTCATGCGCAATTGGCCCTACGCCTGGAACCTGATGCAGAAGGAAGGCTCCCCGGTGCGCGGGAAGATCGGCGTCGTGCCCATGGTCTCCGGCCCCGGCGGCCGGCCCGCGGCGACCTTGGGCGGCTGGGGCTTCGCGGTCTCCGCCTATTCCCGCCGTCCCAAGGAGGCCTTTCAGGTCGCCGAGTTCTTCGCCTCCGAGGACAGCCAGAAGCTGGCGTTCCTCAAGGGGGGCATACTCCCCTCGCGCAAGGCGCTGTATGCCGATCCTGAGGTGCTCGAGGCCGCGCCGCACATGAAGGACCTCGGGCGCGTGCTCGCGGGCGCGCGTCCGCGTCCGATGCACCCGCGCTGGCCGCGCATGTCGGACGCCCTTCAGATGCACGTCTCCGCCGCCCTTTCCCGCCAGGAGACCCCCGCCGAGGCGCTCAAGGCCGCGGCCGTCGAGATCCGCGCGGCGGCGGCCCGTTGA
- a CDS encoding LysR family transcriptional regulator, whose protein sequence is MIPINYHHLYYFWISAKAGRIGAASRELRLAQPTLSLQLQQLERSLGCRLLERGPRGVTLTAEGRIAFDYCERIFSQGDELAAALQSGGVSGPAVLRLGVSESVSRGAVTQVLEHLHRVDAHLRVSILGATSEELRQRLGQHRLDLVVSHVDFTPQLGVEFTGRLAGTIPIHFVGTPKVAARIARFPSDLARVPMMLMSPDNPARKEIDLFLCRHAVAVSVDVETEDAELIRYLALRGKGAAALDALTVREDLAHGRLRKLHPRGPAVKERVWFICGRHPKPNPALRRAIESLTDRFVLRV, encoded by the coding sequence GTGATCCCGATCAATTACCACCACCTCTACTACTTCTGGATCTCCGCCAAGGCGGGGCGCATCGGCGCCGCGAGCCGCGAGCTCCGCCTGGCGCAGCCGACGCTCAGCCTCCAGCTCCAGCAGCTGGAGCGTTCGCTCGGCTGCCGCCTCCTCGAGCGGGGCCCTCGGGGGGTGACCTTGACCGCCGAGGGCCGGATCGCCTTCGACTACTGCGAGAGGATCTTCTCCCAGGGCGACGAGCTGGCGGCGGCGCTGCAATCGGGGGGCGTGTCCGGGCCCGCCGTCCTGCGCCTGGGCGTCTCCGAGTCCGTCTCCCGGGGGGCGGTGACGCAGGTCCTGGAGCACCTCCACAGGGTCGACGCGCATCTGCGGGTGAGCATTCTCGGCGCCACCTCCGAGGAGCTGCGCCAGCGGCTGGGGCAGCACCGGCTCGACCTGGTGGTGTCGCACGTCGACTTCACGCCTCAGTTGGGCGTCGAGTTCACGGGCCGCCTGGCCGGGACCATCCCGATCCATTTCGTGGGGACCCCGAAGGTGGCCGCGAGGATCGCCCGGTTCCCCTCGGACCTCGCCCGCGTGCCGATGATGCTCATGTCCCCGGACAACCCGGCGCGCAAGGAGATCGACCTCTTCCTCTGCCGCCACGCCGTCGCGGTCTCGGTCGACGTGGAGACGGAGGACGCCGAGCTCATCCGTTATCTCGCCCTGCGCGGCAAGGGCGCGGCCGCGCTCGACGCGCTGACGGTGCGGGAGGACCTGGCGCACGGGAGACTGCGCAAGCTCCATCCGCGCGGACCGGCGGTCAAGGAGCGCGTCTGGTTCATCTGCGGGCGCCACCCGAAGCCGAACCCCGCGCTGCGCCGGGCGATCGAGAGCCTCACGGACAGATTCGTTCTTCGCGTATAG
- a CDS encoding OmpA family protein, protein MNIHRLGRTACLAALAALCACAGGKKAAKDAAAAAAAARAAASTEEPRIRGSLYVETSELAAIRFDYDRDALTAEARAALKRNAAAIKENRSWEVLVEGHCDERGTIPYNLALGQKRAKAVRDYYLALGIPGGRIATLSLGKEKPECPEANEACWQRNRRALSKVKAALAGKPGAPKRHE, encoded by the coding sequence ATGAACATCCATCGATTGGGACGGACGGCGTGCCTGGCGGCCCTGGCAGCCCTGTGCGCATGCGCGGGCGGGAAGAAAGCCGCGAAGGACGCGGCGGCGGCCGCCGCGGCGGCCCGCGCCGCGGCCTCGACGGAGGAGCCCCGCATCCGGGGCTCGCTGTACGTGGAGACCTCGGAGCTCGCCGCGATCCGCTTCGACTACGACCGGGACGCGCTCACCGCGGAGGCGAGGGCGGCTCTCAAGCGCAACGCCGCCGCGATCAAGGAGAACCGCAGCTGGGAGGTGCTCGTCGAGGGCCATTGCGACGAGCGCGGGACCATCCCCTACAACCTGGCTCTCGGCCAGAAGCGCGCCAAGGCGGTCCGCGATTACTACCTCGCGCTCGGCATCCCGGGCGGACGGATCGCGACCTTGTCCCTCGGCAAGGAAAAGCCGGAGTGCCCGGAAGCGAACGAAGCCTGCTGGCAGCGCAACCGCCGCGCGCTGAGCAAGGTCAAGGCCGCGCTCGCCGGCAAGCCCGGGGCCCCCAAGCGGCATGAGTGA
- a CDS encoding M23 family metallopeptidase: protein MSDAVRRTLLYGAAAALVWGGARSHAILETAALRPEPRLGPSIVEEELGNRLIPRALRDAGCGAAEAAALAGAVGRALDSRRLRPSDRFRLVRGADGGLLHLTLAHGERRAIVTPGPGGTLRSRSRRDPIAVTERRAEGEINGSLWLSMESAGVPAEVIVRFAEAFQWTVDFLSETRDGDRFSVAWSERSAAGRVLGRSVEACAYDGRTTRKRTAVLFDGEYYDAAGESLRRMFLRAPLKFARVSSGFDRNRRHPILRVNRPHHGTDYAAATGTPVSAVADGVVTAAHHERGFGNVVKIRHDGVYTTLYAHLTRFGRGIRKGARVEQGRVIGYVGSTGLATGPHLHFQIEKHGRWADFLALDLPFAHTVERTRRAAFAAARDRYRAVFHASST from the coding sequence ATGAGTGACGCCGTTCGCCGGACCTTGCTGTACGGCGCGGCGGCGGCCCTCGTATGGGGAGGCGCCCGCTCGCACGCGATCCTGGAGACGGCCGCGCTCCGCCCCGAGCCGAGACTCGGCCCCTCCATCGTCGAGGAGGAGCTCGGCAATCGCCTCATCCCCCGGGCGCTGCGCGACGCGGGCTGCGGCGCGGCCGAAGCGGCGGCCCTCGCCGGCGCCGTGGGCCGCGCGCTCGACTCCCGACGCCTGCGCCCGAGCGACCGCTTTCGCCTGGTGCGCGGCGCCGACGGCGGCCTCCTGCACCTGACCCTCGCGCACGGCGAGAGGCGGGCGATCGTGACGCCCGGCCCCGGAGGGACGCTGCGCTCGCGATCCCGGCGGGACCCGATCGCGGTGACCGAGCGCCGCGCCGAAGGAGAGATCAACGGCAGTCTGTGGCTGTCGATGGAATCGGCCGGCGTGCCGGCGGAGGTCATCGTCCGCTTCGCCGAAGCCTTCCAATGGACCGTCGACTTCCTTTCCGAGACGAGGGACGGGGACCGGTTCTCCGTCGCGTGGAGCGAGCGTTCCGCCGCGGGCCGGGTGCTCGGGCGCTCGGTCGAGGCGTGCGCCTACGACGGCCGGACGACCCGGAAGCGCACGGCCGTCCTGTTCGACGGGGAGTACTACGACGCGGCGGGCGAGTCCCTGCGACGCATGTTCCTGCGGGCGCCGCTCAAGTTCGCCCGCGTCTCCTCCGGCTTCGACCGGAACCGGCGCCATCCCATCCTGCGCGTCAACCGCCCCCACCACGGCACCGACTACGCGGCGGCGACCGGCACGCCGGTGTCCGCGGTGGCGGACGGCGTCGTCACGGCGGCGCATCACGAGCGCGGCTTCGGCAACGTCGTCAAGATCCGCCACGACGGCGTTTACACGACGCTGTACGCCCATCTCACCCGGTTCGGCCGCGGCATCCGCAAAGGGGCCCGCGTGGAGCAGGGCCGCGTCATCGGCTACGTCGGCTCGACGGGACTGGCCACCGGCCCGCATCTGCACTTCCAGATCGAGAAGCACGGACGCTGGGCGGATTTCCTCGCGCTGGACCTGCCCTTCGCGCATACGGTGGAGCGTACCCGCCGCGCGGCGTTCGCCGCGGCGCGCGACCGATACCGCGCGGTCTTCCACGCCTCGTCGACCTGA
- a CDS encoding nodulation protein NfeD, with the protein MLASCLLALVLAGFAGAVPPGRVLRLEARGPITPPMSRHIQDGVAAAESGGAQAVLIELDTPGGLLDSTREIVSAMLNSTVPVIVHVAPPGARATSAGVFILMASDAAAMAPGTHLGAAHPVAIGGEGGPPAKGKPEPKGARLSLLSEKAVSDAAAYVRVLASDKGRNAAWAEKAVRESVSLTAEEALAQKVVEVVAADREELFRKLEGRRFDKRGRKGRLNLARAEVRDFPMAPLRRVLQVIANPNLALLLLMIGIYGLIYEFGSPGVGFGAVVGLTCLILAGYSLSILPVNYAGLLLIVLAVVLLILELQIPSHGLLSIGGLILLVLGSLFLFDASDAYFRVSLEVVVGITAATGAFVLLVVSKLLKTRRLKPAVGVETLVGRTGEAREALDPGGMIFINGELWTAEAPARVEKGARVKVVGVAGNLLRVEELKEKKP; encoded by the coding sequence GTGCTCGCTTCCTGCCTCCTTGCCCTTGTCTTAGCCGGCTTCGCCGGGGCGGTCCCGCCCGGGCGCGTGCTCCGCCTCGAGGCCCGCGGGCCGATCACCCCGCCGATGAGCCGGCACATCCAGGACGGCGTCGCCGCCGCCGAGTCGGGAGGGGCGCAAGCCGTGCTCATCGAGCTGGACACTCCCGGCGGTCTGCTCGACTCCACGCGGGAGATCGTCTCGGCGATGCTCAACTCGACCGTGCCGGTGATCGTCCACGTCGCGCCTCCGGGGGCCCGCGCCACCTCCGCCGGGGTCTTCATCCTGATGGCCTCCGACGCGGCGGCCATGGCCCCAGGCACGCATCTCGGCGCCGCGCATCCCGTGGCGATCGGCGGCGAGGGCGGCCCGCCCGCCAAGGGCAAGCCCGAGCCGAAAGGCGCGCGCCTTTCCCTCTTGAGCGAGAAGGCGGTCTCCGACGCTGCGGCCTACGTCCGGGTGCTGGCGTCGGACAAGGGCCGCAACGCCGCCTGGGCCGAGAAGGCCGTCCGCGAGAGCGTGTCCTTGACGGCCGAGGAGGCTCTGGCGCAGAAGGTGGTGGAGGTCGTCGCGGCCGACCGGGAGGAGCTGTTCCGGAAGCTGGAGGGGCGCCGGTTCGACAAGCGCGGGCGCAAAGGGCGTCTGAATCTGGCGCGGGCGGAGGTCCGGGACTTCCCGATGGCCCCCCTGCGCCGCGTCCTCCAGGTCATCGCGAACCCCAATCTCGCCCTTCTCCTCCTGATGATCGGGATCTACGGCCTGATCTACGAGTTCGGCAGCCCCGGGGTGGGCTTCGGCGCGGTCGTCGGGCTGACCTGCCTGATCCTGGCGGGCTACTCCCTGAGCATACTGCCGGTCAACTACGCGGGACTCCTGCTCATCGTCCTGGCCGTCGTGCTCCTGATCCTCGAGCTCCAGATCCCGTCCCACGGCCTGCTGTCGATCGGAGGCCTCATACTGCTGGTCCTCGGCAGCCTGTTCCTGTTCGACGCCAGCGACGCCTACTTCCGGGTCTCGCTCGAGGTCGTCGTCGGGATCACGGCGGCGACGGGGGCCTTCGTCCTGCTCGTCGTCTCCAAGCTGCTCAAGACCCGCCGCCTGAAGCCGGCGGTCGGCGTCGAGACCCTCGTCGGGCGGACGGGCGAGGCCCGGGAGGCGCTCGATCCCGGAGGCATGATCTTCATCAACGGCGAGCTGTGGACGGCGGAGGCCCCCGCCCGGGTGGAGAAGGGCGCGCGCGTGAAAGTCGTCGGAGTCGCCGGGAACCTGCTGCGCGTCGAGGAACTCAAGGAGAAAAAACCATGA
- a CDS encoding slipin family protein, translated as MIEILSLLMPAVVITIVLLGQAIRILREYERGVVFRLGRLIGAKGPGLVLLIPAVDKMVRVDLRTVTLDVPVQELITKDNIPAKVNAVCYFRVLDPSKAVNQIENYMVATSQIAQTTLRSVVGQADLDELLSERDKINQRLQQIIDQQTDSWGIKVSVVEVKDVQIPEQMQRAIAQQAEAERGRRAKVIIAEGEMQASLKLAEAAGILSAQPAGMQLRFLQTAQTLGGERSTTLFFPLPMDLIQAVMKKLDKDGSPA; from the coding sequence ATGATCGAAATTCTCAGCCTGCTGATGCCGGCCGTCGTCATCACGATCGTGCTGCTGGGGCAGGCGATCCGCATCCTGCGCGAATACGAGCGCGGCGTCGTCTTCCGCCTCGGCCGCCTGATCGGCGCCAAGGGGCCCGGCCTCGTCCTGCTGATCCCGGCCGTCGACAAGATGGTCCGGGTGGACCTGCGCACCGTCACGCTCGACGTCCCGGTCCAGGAGCTCATCACCAAGGACAACATCCCCGCGAAGGTCAACGCGGTGTGCTACTTCCGGGTGCTGGACCCCTCGAAGGCCGTCAACCAGATCGAGAACTACATGGTGGCGACCTCGCAGATCGCGCAGACGACTTTGCGCAGCGTGGTGGGGCAGGCCGACCTCGACGAGCTGCTCAGCGAGCGGGACAAGATCAACCAGCGCCTGCAGCAGATCATCGACCAGCAGACCGACTCCTGGGGGATCAAGGTCAGCGTCGTGGAGGTCAAGGACGTGCAGATCCCGGAGCAGATGCAGCGCGCGATCGCGCAGCAGGCCGAGGCGGAACGCGGGCGGCGCGCCAAGGTGATCATCGCCGAGGGCGAGATGCAGGCGTCCCTGAAGCTGGCCGAGGCGGCGGGCATACTCAGCGCCCAGCCGGCGGGCATGCAGCTGCGCTTCCTTCAGACCGCGCAGACGTTGGGCGGGGAGCGGAGCACGACCTTGTTCTTCCCCCTGCCGATGGACCTCATCCAGGCCGTCATGAAGAAGCTCGACAAGGACGGATCGCCCGCATAA
- the treS gene encoding maltose alpha-D-glucosyltransferase has product MTTQRRTRARTITAPTGWYKDAVIYELHVRAFFDGNGDGKGDFAGLTQKLDYLQDLGVTAIWLLPFYPSPLRDDGYDISDFFGVHPDYGTLEDFKEFLREAHRRGLKVITELVLNHTSDQHELFQKARRAPVGSLERESYVWSDDPQKYRDARIIFSDFETSNWNWDPVAKAYYWHRFYSHQPDLNFDNPGVRAHVFKALDFWLGLGVDGLRLDAVPYLFEREGTTCENLPATHSFLKELRRHVDRKYKDRMLLAEANQWPEDAAAYFGEGDECHMAFHFPIMPRLFMALRMEDCSPVVDILEQTPDVADRGQWALFLRNHDELTLEMVTDEERDYMYRFYTKESRARINLGIRRRLAPLLGNHRRKIELLNALLFSLPGTPVLYYGDEIGMGDNIHLGDRNGVRTPMQWNADRNAGFSRANPQSLYLPIGIDPEYHYEAVNVDIQQNNTHSLFWWTKRLIDLRKRYKAFGRGSMSFVGCENRKIFAFVRSHDEELILVVANLSRFVELAELDLSRFKGLSLVEMFGRFEFPPVKDEPYRLTLGPHSFYWFRIRKPTVPGVDGAAAPSAPALRCSESWTEVFSERAAPDLREALATHLRVRHWFEGKSHQLRSVRLVEETVLGAGDKSGARVCLIEAEFLDAPSETYVLPLAFADGEKAEKIRQEQPFSVVALIRGKGAGRGAEGVLFDAMYDPAFCGALLTGIREGRRLKGRHGEIALSALPSLEAVIGDQAQPEASLAKTIQRNTSIRFGDRLILKLYRRHYEGQNPDAEIGRYLEKRGFHSSPALAGEITYRPRRGEPSLLAVLHCFVPNRGDAWQYILDSLRRYFDDIPATAELPKETATPPAQPFGPADAAPTPLALERLGDSLETAKLLGLRTAELHLALSDSPAEPGFSPEDFSELYQRSLYQSLRNRANESLYLLRKKLKEVPEAHRHLAESILGRSEEVQKRLHALIGRRLSGRRIRCHGDYHLKQLLYTGSDFQIFDFEGPPSQSLQERRIKRSPLRDVAGMLRSFDYAVYTILLGRVGVIRAEDAARLEPWARFWSRWVSAAFLNSYLAKMGDSKVLPKSREETNLILEAMMINRALGEIQHELETQPQWAIIPLKGLDQLLGPG; this is encoded by the coding sequence ATGACGACGCAGCGACGGACGAGGGCCAGAACAATCACGGCCCCGACGGGCTGGTACAAGGACGCCGTCATCTACGAGCTGCACGTCCGCGCGTTCTTCGACGGCAACGGGGACGGGAAGGGCGACTTCGCGGGCCTGACCCAGAAGCTGGACTACCTCCAGGACCTCGGCGTGACCGCGATCTGGCTCCTGCCCTTCTATCCGTCCCCCCTCCGCGACGACGGCTACGACATCTCGGACTTCTTCGGCGTGCATCCCGACTACGGGACCTTGGAGGACTTCAAGGAGTTCCTCCGCGAGGCGCACCGCCGGGGCCTGAAGGTCATCACCGAGCTGGTCCTCAACCACACCTCCGACCAGCACGAGTTGTTCCAGAAGGCGCGCCGGGCACCGGTGGGAAGCCTCGAGCGGGAGTCCTACGTCTGGAGCGACGACCCCCAGAAATACCGGGACGCCCGGATCATCTTCTCGGACTTCGAGACCTCGAACTGGAACTGGGACCCGGTGGCCAAGGCCTACTACTGGCACCGGTTCTACTCTCATCAGCCCGACCTCAATTTCGACAACCCCGGCGTGCGCGCGCACGTCTTCAAGGCCCTGGACTTCTGGCTGGGCCTCGGCGTGGACGGCCTGAGGCTCGACGCCGTCCCCTATCTCTTCGAGCGCGAGGGAACCACCTGCGAGAACCTGCCGGCGACGCACTCTTTCCTGAAGGAACTGCGGCGGCACGTCGACCGGAAATACAAGGACCGCATGCTCCTGGCCGAGGCCAATCAATGGCCGGAGGACGCGGCCGCCTATTTCGGCGAAGGCGACGAATGCCACATGGCCTTCCACTTCCCCATCATGCCCCGCTTGTTCATGGCCCTGCGCATGGAGGACTGCTCCCCCGTCGTGGACATCCTCGAGCAGACGCCCGACGTCGCCGACCGCGGCCAGTGGGCGCTCTTCCTGCGCAACCACGACGAGCTCACCTTGGAGATGGTGACCGACGAGGAACGGGACTACATGTATCGTTTTTACACCAAGGAATCCCGGGCGCGGATCAACCTCGGCATCCGCCGGCGGCTGGCCCCCCTTCTCGGGAACCACCGGCGGAAGATCGAGCTCCTCAACGCCCTGCTATTCAGCCTGCCGGGGACGCCGGTCCTGTACTACGGGGACGAGATCGGCATGGGCGACAACATCCACCTCGGCGACCGCAACGGCGTGCGCACGCCCATGCAGTGGAACGCCGACCGCAACGCCGGGTTCTCCCGCGCCAACCCGCAATCCCTCTACCTGCCCATCGGCATCGACCCCGAGTACCATTACGAGGCCGTGAACGTCGACATCCAGCAGAACAACACCCATTCGCTGTTCTGGTGGACGAAGCGCCTCATCGACCTGCGCAAGCGCTACAAGGCCTTCGGCCGCGGGTCGATGTCGTTCGTCGGCTGCGAGAACCGGAAGATCTTCGCCTTCGTCCGGTCCCACGACGAGGAGCTCATCCTCGTCGTGGCCAACCTCTCCCGCTTCGTCGAGCTCGCCGAGCTCGACCTGTCGAGGTTCAAGGGCTTGAGCCTCGTCGAGATGTTCGGCCGCTTCGAGTTCCCGCCGGTGAAGGACGAGCCTTACCGGCTCACCTTGGGCCCTCATTCCTTCTATTGGTTCAGGATCAGGAAGCCCACCGTCCCGGGAGTCGACGGCGCCGCGGCGCCCTCGGCGCCGGCGCTGCGCTGCTCGGAATCGTGGACGGAGGTCTTCTCGGAGAGGGCGGCCCCCGATCTCCGGGAGGCCCTGGCGACCCATCTCCGCGTCCGGCACTGGTTCGAGGGAAAATCCCATCAGCTGCGGTCGGTCCGCCTCGTCGAGGAGACGGTCTTGGGCGCCGGGGATAAATCCGGCGCCCGCGTCTGCCTCATCGAGGCGGAATTCCTCGATGCGCCGTCCGAGACCTACGTGCTGCCCCTCGCCTTCGCCGACGGCGAGAAGGCCGAGAAGATCCGGCAGGAGCAGCCTTTCTCCGTCGTGGCCCTGATCCGCGGAAAGGGCGCGGGGCGAGGCGCCGAGGGCGTCCTCTTCGACGCGATGTACGATCCGGCCTTCTGCGGGGCCCTGCTGACGGGGATCCGGGAGGGGCGGCGTCTCAAGGGACGCCACGGAGAGATCGCCCTGAGCGCCTTGCCGTCGCTCGAAGCCGTGATCGGCGATCAGGCCCAGCCCGAGGCCTCCCTGGCCAAGACCATCCAGCGGAACACCTCGATCCGTTTCGGCGACCGCCTGATCCTCAAGCTGTACCGCCGGCACTACGAAGGGCAGAATCCCGACGCGGAGATCGGGCGGTATCTCGAGAAGAGGGGCTTCCACTCCTCGCCGGCGCTCGCCGGCGAGATCACCTACCGCCCGCGCCGGGGGGAGCCGAGCCTGCTCGCGGTCCTCCATTGCTTCGTCCCGAACCGGGGGGACGCCTGGCAGTACATCCTCGACTCCCTGCGCCGCTATTTCGACGACATCCCCGCGACGGCCGAGCTTCCCAAAGAAACGGCGACTCCTCCCGCCCAGCCTTTCGGACCGGCCGACGCGGCGCCGACGCCCCTCGCGCTCGAGCGCCTCGGCGATTCCCTGGAGACCGCCAAGCTGCTCGGCCTGCGCACCGCGGAGCTCCATCTGGCGTTGTCCGACTCGCCGGCGGAGCCGGGATTCTCCCCCGAGGACTTCTCCGAGCTGTACCAGAGGTCGCTGTACCAGTCGCTGCGCAACCGGGCCAACGAGTCCCTTTACCTGCTGCGCAAGAAGCTCAAGGAGGTCCCCGAGGCGCATCGCCATTTGGCGGAATCGATCCTCGGCCGGAGCGAGGAGGTCCAGAAGCGCCTGCACGCGCTCATCGGCAGGAGGCTTTCCGGCCGGAGGATCCGCTGCCACGGCGACTACCATCTCAAGCAGCTGCTCTACACGGGCAGCGATTTCCAGATCTTCGACTTCGAAGGACCGCCGTCGCAGTCGCTGCAGGAACGCCGCATCAAACGGTCTCCGCTGCGCGACGTGGCCGGCATGCTCCGCTCCTTCGACTACGCGGTCTACACGATCCTGCTGGGCCGGGTCGGCGTCATCCGCGCCGAAGACGCGGCCCGCCTCGAGCCTTGGGCGCGGTTCTGGAGCCGCTGGGTCTCGGCCGCGTTCCTGAACTCCTACCTCGCGAAAATGGGCGACAGCAAGGTCCTCCCCAAGAGCCGCGAGGAGACGAACCTGATCCTCGAGGCGATGATGATCAACAGGGCCCTCGGCGAGATCCAGCACGAGCTGGAGACCCAGCCGCAATGGGCGATCATCCCGCTCAAAGGGCTCGACCAGCTGCTCGGCCCGGGCTAG
- a CDS encoding DMT family transporter, with amino-acid sequence MPYFLIAVSNILGGSTYAVTTAALAGFPEKDLMLLRMALCAALFVPFVWRGRGRLARATRGDWARIAAVGLFGYALPLALGTYGVKLSSATNASLLVGIEPVTIVLLSALFLGEALTGLKVLSLVLGVTGAMFIAFQGFPSLSGVFTDRLKGDLILATHGSCWALYSVLGKSALKRVDPLDFTAVTSIIGFAGVALWAAPGATPSAWAAVPPAAWLAMSYLAVAGGFLAVILWNVALKKVEASRVANFIFLQPVVGVLLGVGLQGDPLTRWSMAGGALVLAGMYAASRS; translated from the coding sequence GTGCCTTATTTCCTGATCGCGGTCTCCAACATCCTCGGCGGCTCGACCTACGCGGTGACGACCGCGGCCCTCGCGGGCTTCCCCGAGAAGGACCTGATGCTCCTGCGCATGGCGCTGTGCGCGGCCTTGTTCGTCCCGTTCGTCTGGCGGGGCCGCGGGCGCCTGGCGCGCGCGACCCGCGGGGACTGGGCGCGCATCGCCGCCGTCGGGCTGTTCGGCTATGCCCTGCCGCTGGCGCTGGGCACCTACGGGGTGAAGCTCTCCTCGGCCACGAACGCGTCCTTGCTCGTGGGCATCGAGCCGGTCACCATCGTCCTGCTCTCCGCCCTCTTCCTGGGCGAGGCCCTGACGGGGCTGAAGGTCCTCTCCCTCGTCCTGGGCGTGACCGGGGCGATGTTCATCGCCTTCCAGGGGTTTCCGAGCCTGTCCGGAGTCTTCACGGACCGTCTCAAGGGAGACCTGATCCTGGCGACGCACGGCTCCTGCTGGGCGCTGTACAGCGTGCTGGGCAAGTCCGCGCTCAAGCGCGTGGACCCGCTCGATTTCACGGCGGTCACGTCGATCATCGGCTTCGCCGGCGTGGCCTTGTGGGCGGCGCCGGGGGCGACCCCTTCGGCCTGGGCGGCGGTCCCGCCCGCCGCCTGGCTCGCGATGAGCTATCTCGCCGTCGCCGGCGGCTTCCTCGCCGTCATCCTGTGGAACGTCGCGCTGAAGAAGGTCGAGGCGTCGAGGGTGGCCAACTTCATCTTCCTGCAGCCTGTCGTCGGCGTCCTGCTCGGCGTGGGCCTGCAGGGCGACCCGCTCACGCGGTGGAGCATGGCCGGCGGCGCGCTCGTCCTCGCCGGCATGTACGCCGCCTCCCGCTCCTAG